The genomic interval TTAACTTGATTTTGAGTAGATACGTGATTGGTAGCTTGATGCCAGGTAGTCTGGTAACCGCCAGACACCAGACTACCAGACATCCGGTGGCCAGAGGGCTATCCGTAAATGGCCGAAACAATGACCAAGGCCTGGGATAGATTTAGTATACACCCAAATCAATTGAAATGCAAAGGGGAAATTGACGCCAGGCCAAAAAACCGCCATTGTTTCATCCTGCTGGTAAATAACAGGCGATCGCTTTACAGTTTTTCGCAAGATTCGGGCGAAAGAAACCAGGTTTTTTTCGATTGACAAGCTACACTCTATGTGATATACTGATCGCTCTTAGGCTTTGTGAAAACACATGGTAGATGTCGTCTAGTGCCTGGCGGTCTGGTGGTCTAACAAATAGCAGGCTACCAGACACCAAGACACCAGACTAAAGAAAATCTTAGGCAAAAACTTTTCGACCTGTATGGTTAGGTTGTAGACTACTGACGCTGAAAGCGTCAAATTTTAAATAGCCGTAGATGCAAGCTACGGAAGATAAATACACCCGCAACGCTCGACCCTGCAAGGGTCGAATATTATTCATCACATAGAATTCAACCCTTTCAGGGTTGAGCTATGGTAGATGTTTCGTTTCCGCAGGTTTCACCTGTGGTTATGTAAAATTCAAACCTTTCAGGTTTGAGGAGAATTGCTTGTAATTCCTAACCGTACAGGTCGAAATATTGAACGGGGAGAAGGACGGTCAGGTAAATGGAAGTGGCCGAAAATAATGAGTCGGGGGCAAGACATTAAAGGAGGACGACGATGAAACATTCGCTGAAGACAGGATTTAGCTTTGGTTTAACCTCAGGGATAATCACCACGCTGGGACTAATTGTGGGTTTGCATTCCGGCACCCATTCAAAGGCGGTGATTATTGGCGGGATATTGACCATAGCCATAGCCGACGCCTTTTCGGACGCCTTGGGCATTCATATCTCGGAGGAATTTGAGAATAAACACACCGCCCAAGAGATATGGGCCTCAACCATCTCTACTTTTGCCACTAAGTTTATTTTCGCTATGACATTTATTATTCCTGTCCTGTTGCTTCCACTCGCCCCAGCTATTATGGTGAGTATAGCTTGGGGACTATCTCTATTGGGAATTTTTAGTTTCTACATGGCTAAAGGGCAAAAAATACCTCCTTGGATAGTAATCATGGAGCACTTGCTTATCGCCGTAGTAGTCATAGGTATAACCCATTATGTGGGTGATTGGATCGGCTCAATATTTTGTTAGGCACAGTCTTTACTGTCTGTGCGTAATGGTTCATCCCACTCAGGATGCTGTGATGTTCAAAATACAGATTACGGAAAGTGCGTTTGCTGATCTGGCCTATCTGAAGAAGTTCGAGTAAGTCATCATTTTGGACGCCATTGATAGGCAACTGGTCATGGAGCCAGAGTTAATGGAGTTATTGGATCAGCGGTCGGCAGAGGCCAAGACGTACACGTTGGAGCAGGCTAGAGAGAAGTTAGGTTTGCAGTAGCACTTTCTCAGCGCATGAGGACTGCGCCTAACATTGGTTCCAGCCGACACTCACCCTTGCGCTTTAAACTATCGTGTCTTGCCCGTGAAGGCGCCGGTGATTCAGGCGCGTTCTGCCGGTAGCGGCGGGTGGGCGCGGCTGAACCGGACCGTTAACTGGCTCACCTTCTTATCTTCCTTAAACCAATGACAGATACGCCTAACCGTTCAGTCGTCCTTTTTGCCGTAGTGAAGGTAAAGAGATAAGCAGTAAAATGAATAATGCACCGGAAGATTTAAGTTTGATTATCGCCTTTGCCGGCGGATTATTATCTTTTCTTTCCCCCTGTGTTCTGCCGATGATCCCTTCGTATCTGGCCTTTATTACGGGTCTCTCCTTTGAAGACTTGAGCGGCAAAGGAGAGGCCCGGTTAGGAATGAGAAGGCATCTCTTTCTTCATTCCTTCCTGTTTATCATTGGGTTCTCGTCGGTTTTTATTTCTTTAGGCGCTTCAGCTACTTTATTGGGTAACTTTTTGATCGAATACAGGGGCATAATTCAAATGGCCGGCGGGATTTTGATTATCCTTTTCGGCATCCACGTGACCGGAATTATCCAGATCAATTTACTCCAGAGAGAAAAGCGGATACATTTAGGGAATAAACCCATTGGGTATTTGGGCTCTTTTATATTCGGACTGGCCTTTGCCGCCGGATGGACACCCTGTGTTGGGCCTATCCTGGGATCCATCCTTATTTATGCCACCACCTCAGAGAATGTCTATATGGGATTTACCCTCCTGTCGGCCTATTCCTTAGGTTTAGGGCTTCCCTTTCTTCTTGTTGCCCTGGGACTGCCTACTTTTTTGACTCATTTTGGGTGGATTAACCGGCACATGAGGGCCATCTCGATTGGCAGCGGCCTGCTTCTCATCCTGGTGGGGATAATCATATTTACCGATAATCTCGGACTTGTTTCTGGTTATCTCACTGAATTTTTAACCCCGATGGAATGAGGGTGGAAGGAGTTAGGTGCAAGTAGCGTATAGTATTGCCCCGCCACATTGGCGTTATCCGCGAGGATGTTACGATGGCGGATGGCGGGTGGCGGACTGGCAAGTGTTCAGCCACAAAGACATTAAGAGCCTGTCTGAAAAGTTGATGCGTTAATCAGCCCCGTAGGGGCAAAATGTTTATAGTAGCCGTTTTTCTCATAAACCCAAGCTCCGTTAGGAGCGAAATGTTCAAGAAGTAAACTTAGCAAAGCGAACATGTCGCCCCTAACGGGGCTAAAAATAACGGTGGGCGTTCATGTCTATAAACATTACGTCCCTAACGGGACTTTTCAGACAGCCTCTAAGACACAAAGATTAAAGAATTATTTCCCCTTCGTGTCTTCGTGCCTTGGTGGCTGAACGGTTACCTTCTCAAAAACCAGGGTAACGTCCCCCTAAGAAAACTACTGTCTAAAGGGGGCAGGTATTACTATGAGCCGATTATTTCTTATTGATGGGCACGGGATTGCTTATAAGGCCTTTCATGCCTTGCCTCCCCTTTCCAATTCCAGAGGGGAAATGACTAACGCCGCTTATGGTTTTACTACCATGCTCCACAAGCTTATCAAGGAGGAGAAGCCGGACTATCTAGCGGTCGCCTTTGACAGCCCTGGCCCTACCTTTCGTCATCAAGCCTTTCCTTCTTATAAGGCCCATCGACCCTCCATGCCCCCTGAAATGCGGGGTCAGATCAAATTCATCGAAGAGGTAATCAGGGGATTTAATCTCCCCTGTGTCTTGAAGGAAGGTTACGAGGCCGATGACTGTCTGGCTACCCTGGCTAAAAGATATAAAACAGAGGTGGATGAAGTCATTATTGTTACGGCAGATAAAGATATGCTTCAACTGGTAGATGACAAAATAAAGGTGATGGCCCCGAAAAAGGGCGTATCCTCGATTGTTATCTATACCCCGGAGAAGGTTAAAGAGCAGTTTGGTGTTTCCCCTGAACTGATGACTGATTTCCTGGCCCTTACCGGGGATAAGTCGGATAATATCCCCGGCGTGGAAGGGGTTGGCTCTACCACCGCCACAAACCTCATTAATGAAATGGGCCCCCTCGAAGCTATTCTGGGTAGGGTAGATTCGGTTTCTCCTCCCAGGATACGCCAGGCTTTGATTCAGGCCAAGGAGGAAGTGATCTTAAGCAAGGGATTGGTAACCCTTGATTCGCACGTTCCCCTTGACCTTTCCCTATCTGAATGTCGGGTAGGCGAATTTGACCGGCCAAGGCTGGGTGATATCTTTTCCTACCTTGGGTTTAAGAGCCTCTTGAAGGAACTGCATCTGGCAGAAAAGGCCGCCAAGGCAGAATACAGGCTGATTGATTCTTCTGGTCAACTCAATGAACTGATTGATCTAATTACGGCGGCCCAGGAATGTGTCATAGATATCGAAACGACTACTTCTCAGCCGGCTACAGCCGAGCTGGTTGGCTTTGGAATTTCAGTCCAAGCCGCCCAGACATTTTATCTGCCAGTTGGTCATCACTACCAGGGAAGGGGCGAACAACTTGAAGAGGAAGATGTGATTAAGCGACTCCAGCCTATGCTGGAGGATGAGGGGATAAGAAAATACGGACATGATCTCAAGCCAATAGTCTTTTCCCTCCGCCAAAGGGGGATTGAACTCAACGGCCTGGCCTTTGATACCGGGATCGCTTCTTATCTCCTAAATCCATCCGGCAAACACGACTTAGAGACCGCCGCTCTCGACCATCTAGGAAAAGGGATGCCGTCCCTCAAAGAGATACTTGGTTCAGAGTCCAGCCTGGCGGCCATTCCTATTGAAGCGGCCGCTCAATATGCCGCCTTAAGAACCGAGGCCGTGTTCAGGCTTAAAGAAATCCTGGAGCCACAACTGAAAGGGCGTGAACTCTGGCCTCTCTATTCTGAAATCGAGATGCCGCTGGTCAAAGTTTTAGCTGAAATGGAAGAGAATGGGGTCAGACTCGACACAGGGTATCTGGCTCAAATGTCTAAACAGTTGGAAGGCAGGCTGGCCGAGATAGTCGAGAAGATCTTCTCTCTGGCCGGGACTTCTTTTAATATTAACTCACCCAAGCAATTAGCCCATATTCTCTTTGAAAAACTGGGCCTGCCGCCTCTAAAGCGCACCAAGACCGGCTATTCGACTAATGAGGAAGTGCTGCAACTCCTTGCCCTTCAACATGAACTGCCGGCGCATTTATTAGAATATCGTGAATTGACTAAACTTAAGGGCACCTACATTGATGCCCTGCCCAGACTAATCAACCCCAAAACCGGCCGGCTTCATACCTCCTTAAATCAGACCGTAACCGCCACTGGCCGGCTCTCAAGCAGTGAACCCAATCTCCAGAACATACCCATCAAAACAGAGTTGGGACGCCGTATCCGTCATGCCTTTATCCCTCTGGAAGACGGCCATCTTCTTTTAGCCGCGGACTATTCCCAGATTGAGCTGAGGCTCCTGGCCCATATCTCCAAAGATAAGGCCTTAAAACAGGCATTTGCGACCGGTCAGGATATTCATACTCAAACCGCTGCCGAGATTTATGGCATAAGTCCGGACAAGGTTACGCCGGCTATGCGTCGTGAAGCCAAGGTGATAAACTTTGGCGTGATTTACGGGATGAGCAGCTATGGGCTGGCTAAAGAATTGGGGGTTTCTCAGTCTGAAGCGGCTGAGTGGATAGATCGCTACTTTGGCATTTATCAGGGAGTAAAACAATATGTGGACCAGGTAATAACCGAGGCCGAGGAGAAGGGTTATGTGACTACCCTCTGGCAAAGAAGACGGTATTTGCCTGAGCTTAAGAGTAAAAACCGAAACCTTCGGGAATTTGCCCAAAGAACGGCCATCAATACCCCTATCCAGGGTTCGGCCGCGGACTTGATCAAGTTGGCTATGCTGAGGATTTCTCCCCAATTAAAGTCCAGGCAGGCTAAGATGATCCTCCAGGTCCACGATGAGCTTATCTTTGATTTACCCCCGGAAGAGTTAGAGGAAATGAAGAAGCTGGTAAAGGCAGGCATGGAAAAGGTGGCTGATTTATCTGTCCCCATAGAGGTGGAGATTAAAGTAGGTAGGAATTGGGGAGAAATGGAGTAATCCGACTATGCCGCAATTGCGAAAAGATCCGATCATTGGCCGATGGGTAATTATTGCTACGGCCAGAGCCAAACGGCCGCAGGATTTCAATCATTTGTCTGAGGAAAAGCCAGAAATAACGGCCGAAGGCCCTTGTCCCTTTTGCCCTGGCCATGAGCATCTCGATAAAGAGATTATCGCTTATCGAAAGGGAGGCCCGCCCAACAGTCCTAACTGGTGGGTCAGGGTTATTCCGGACAAGTATCCTGTAGTTAAGAGAGAAGGCCCGCTGAATAAATATGGGGAAGGAATGTATGATCGGATGGAAGGGGTAGGCTCCCACGAAATCGTGATCTGCAGCCCCGAACATAATATTACCCTGGCAGAACTCCCTGTTTCCCAATTCAGAGAAATCCTTTGGGCCTACCGGGAACGATTTCTGGCTTTAAAATTAGAGAAATACATTAAACATATCCTGGTAGTGCATAATTACGGCCGGCAGGCAGGAGGATGGATGCGACATCCTCACTCTCAACTGGTAGCCTTACCTGTTATCCCTAAAACCATCAAGGAAGAAACTGAAGGCGCCCGGAGATATTATAAATATAAGGAACGATGCATCTACTGTGATATCATCAGAGAAGAAATGAGGTCTCCCCAGGAGCGGGTAATCTTCAAGGATCATAGTTTTATTGCCCTAACGCCTTTTGCCTCTCGTTCCCCTTTTGAGGTCTGCATCTTACCGAGGAGACACAGCCCTTCCTTTGAGGAAATTAAGGAATCAGAGATAACTAAGCTGGCGGAGATTATGAAAAATATCCTGGAACAGATTAAAAACGTTTTGGATGATCCATCTTACAACCTTATCTTACACTCAGCTCCTTTTGCCAAGTCGCCTTTACCTTACTACCACTGGCATATAGAAATAAAACCGGCTTTAGTCCACCTAGCCGGCTTTGAGTGGGGCACAGGGTTTTATATTAATCCTACTCCACCAGAAGAGGCGGCTAAATACCTCAGGGGAGACTGACGGAAACTCTACTCAGGTAGATAGGCTGAAGGCTGACGTCCAATCATCTGCTCTGCATTTATTCCTAAAAGCCTTCAGCCTAAACACCTGCGTAGTTACACCGAAGCTTTTCTCTTGGTTAGGTCTATACTACTGTATTTTCTCCTTCGCCCCTGCGGGGCTTAATTAATTTTAAATCTAATCTTCCGTAGGTTGAAACCTACGGCTAACATACTCCAGCCCTTCGGGCTTTAATAATGATTCCTGAACTCCAGAGCCTGTCAGGAGCAGGTTCTATCAGAACTTGCCCTGATGAAAATCAGGGAACAGGTTTTATTAATATATCCTATTTATACGCCGAAGGCGTAAAGGAATTTAGCCGTAGATTTCAATCTACGGAATAATGGTATCCCATAAGGTCAAGCCCTGACAGGGCGTAGGAAAGATTTCAACTCATTGCTTATAATTCCTAACTGCACAGGGGGAAGGATTTGTTATCTTGAAGCTGCCTATTCGGAGAACAACCTAGTTCAAACGAGACATCAAACGACTTTTATGAGGCGGGAAAGATATTGAGAAGTTACTGAGTATTATTGAGGAACTTGCCAAAGGCCGGAAATTACTCCAGTTATGGCCGTGTTGAGTATAATTATCGATGGCTACTACGGTTCAGTGTCTCCTTTGTAAAAAGGAATGTAAATTAGTTGAAGGACAGCGGGGGGACTGCCGGGTGCGGGTCAACCTGGAAGACAAGTTGATGACCCTGGTTTACGGCAAGCCCTGCGCTGTCCATGTAGACCCCATTGAGAAAAAACCCCTCTACCACGTCATACCTGCCACCACTGCCTTTTCTATCTCCACGGCCGGCTGTAATCTTCATTGTAAATTTTGCCAGAACTGGCAGATCTCTCAGCAAGAGCCCGAAGAGACCAGGAATATCGATCTTCCGCCAGAGCAAGTGGTGGAATGGGCCATAAAAACCAACTGTCGAAGCATCGCCTATACTTACGCTGAACCTACTGTTTTTTATGAATATATGCTCGACACCTGTAAGCTGGCCCACCAGCACAGGCTCAAGAACCTGTGGATTACAGCCGGCTTTATTAACCAGGAGCCTCTAAAAGAGCTATGTCTTTATATGGATGCCGCCAACATCGATCTCAAGTCGATCAGAGAGGATTACTATAAGGACATCTGTTCCGCGGAGCTTAAGCCGGTTCTGGAAACGATCAAGACCGCCAAAGCTGCCGGGGTCTGGGTAGAACTCACCAACTTAGTCGTGCCTACCTTAAACGACAGTCGTCAAGACATCGAAGACCTGGTAGATTTTGTCCTTTCTATTGGTCTGGATATTCCTCTGCATTTTTCACGCTTCCACCCTATGTATCAACTTAAGAATCTCCCACCCACACCTGTTTCCACCCTTGATATGGCCAGAAATTCGGCCTTAAAAAAAGGGCTTTACTACGTCTATGTAGGTAATGTTCCCGGTCATGTAGGCAACAATAGTTACTGTCCTAACTGTAAGGGCCTTATTATCCAAAGGGAAGGCTATCTCATCCTCAAAAACATAGTTAATGAGGGAAGATGTAAGCTCTGCGGTTTCAAGATAGCCGGGATTTGGGATTAAGGCCATACCGCCAAACTCGCCCCGAAATCACCTTGTCTGGTAGAAACCTCTCCGTTCTCCAGTCTCAGCTCTCAAATGGTTCTTGACTGATAGATATTTCTGTGATAAAATAAGGGTTTAAGGTAGGAAAGTCTATGAAGTGGCGGAGGGTGCATCCCTTTAAGGTCTCACCGGCGGAGGCCAGACAAATCCAGGGCGAACTCAGAGAAAAGATATTCCTTGAATCCCCAAAACACCTGGCCAAACCAATCAAATTAGTGGCTGGGGCTGATTGTTCTTATGCCAGGAACGAAGCCACGATGTGGGCGGCGATAGTTGTTCTTGGCTTGCCAGGATTTGAGGTAAGGGAGGTCTCTCAGGTAAAGGAGGCGGCAGTTTTTCCTTACATTCCAGGGCTGCTAACCTTTAGGGAGGCTCCGGCCTTGCTATCCGCCTTTGAAAAATTAAGCCTGGAACCGGATGTAATCATGATTGATGGCCAGGGAATAGCTCATCCTCAGGGTTTAGGTCTGGCCGCCCACCTAGGATTCTTACTTGACCGGCCGACTATGGGATGTGCCAAATCAAGACTTGTCGGAGAATATGATGAACCAGGAGAAGAAGTGGGTGATTATTCTCCCTTGATCTATCAGGAAAAGATAGTCGGCGCCGTCTTAAGAACGAGAAAAAAGACAAAGCCGGTCTTTATCTCACCTGGATTTAAGATCAGCCTGGAGACGGCCTTAAAGGTAGCTACTGTTTGTCTGGCCGGTTACAGGATTCCAGAGCCTGTCCGCCGGGCGCATATCTTGAGCAACCGATACCGGGCTGGTAATTAAGGGGGAGATAGACAAGTTGAAGAGCCAGGTTTATTTTGCCTCAGCTAAGGTGATCAAGGGAAAGGGGTTACTGGAAAGGCTCAAGATAATTCTGAACAAATTAGGCCTTTCGGGTATAATAAATGAGGGTGAGGCGGTAGCGGTAAAGCTTCATATGGGAGAAGCCGGACAGACAAGATATATTCGCCCGGTATTTGCTCGCCAGGTGGTAGAAGAGGTTAAAAAAGCGGGGGGAAGACCCTTTGTGACTGATACGACCACTCTTTATCGGCATAAACGGGGCAATTTATTTGACTATCTAGAAACAGCCGCCTACCACGGATTTACCGCAGAGACTATGGGCTGTCCTATTATTATCGCTGACGGTTTGAAGAATACAGGCGTCGAAATAGAGGTAGCCTCGCCTTTGAGACTCTCCAGAATAAAGGTAGCCCAATATATCTATGAGGCCGATGGTCTGATTTCACTGGCTCACGTCACCTTTCATCCCTTTGTGGCCCCGGCTGCCTCGATAAAAAATATCGGTATGGGCTGTGCTACCAGGGAAAGTAAACTGGCCATGCATACCTCAGAGGCCAAGCCGGAATTTAAGGCCCAAAAATGCACGGCCTGCCGGATATGCCTGAGAATTTGTCCTGGCGAGGCCTTTAGCTGGGAAGATGACGAGATTCATTTTGATCCAACCAGATGTGTTGGCTGCGGAGACTGCATCGTTGAATGTAAAGGCGGCGCTTTGACGGTGCCCTGGCAGTCTCAGGCTGCTTACCAGGTTCAAAGGGGAACCATAGACGCTTACAAAGCCGTTGTTTCTACCTTTAATCCCGGCAAAGTCCTTTTTATCAACCTAGCCCTGGATATTACTGAATTGTGTGACTGCATTAATTACGCCGACATCCCGGTAATACCTGATATAGGTCTTTTAGCCGGAACCGATCCCCTGGCCGTAGATAAGGCCGGCTATGATCTGATACTCAAGTCGGCTGGCTACCCCGGCTCGAAGTTAGCCGATAGATCGCCCCAAGAAGAACCGGCGGAAAAGCTGACCGAGGGTATTAACGTGGCTCGATTTTTTGATATGGCTAAAGAAGCCGGGGTGGGGCAGATCGAATACGAGTTGATTGAAGTTTAAGACGCCCAATTTGTCTTTCGGATAGAATAATTGGTAAGCGTTCAGCCACTAAAGCACAAAGACACAACCTCGATCCTCGATCCTGGATGCTCGATCCTGGATACTGAATCCTTCACCAGCATCGAGGATCGAGCATCGAGCATCGAGCATCGAGCATCCAGCATCATGTGCTGAACGGTTACAATAATTGTAACCGTTCAGCCACGGATGCACACAGATGAAACACGGATTTCCGTGAACCGTGTCCGGGAGTCGTGTCCGTGATTAGGTTGTAGGGACAACCCTTGTGGTTGTCCGCCTATGGAACGGACAGGGACAAGCTCTGTCCCTACAACTCCGCCTTCTGTCCTCTATTATTTATCCGTGCTAATCCGTGTCAATCAGTGGCTGAACGGTTACCAAAATTTATTAGAAAAAATCCGTGAGAATCCGCCAAAATCTGTGTCATCCGTGTGCTATTCTATCATTCTCTTCGTGGCTTAGTGGCTTAGTGGCTGAACGGTTACGAATAATTAAAGTAGAGGAGGGAGTGCTATGAACTTTGAAGAGGATGTCAAGTCAGTGACCTACATGAAATCTCGATCAGCGGAGCTGTTAACTCAGGTAAGCGAAACACGTCGGCCTGTAGTTATTACCCAAAAGGGAAAGGCCAGAGCAGTGGTACAGGATATTACATCCTACGAAATGACTCGTAATGCTCTCCTGTTGCTTAAACTAATTGCTCAGGGTGAAGAGGATGTTCGACAAGGGAGGGTGGTAGAGCAGTCGGAAGTTATGAATCGGATCGAAGCTAAGATTAGGAGCTTTGAGGAATCAACATAAGTAAACAATATAAGGTGCGGTGGGCTTCTGTTGCGGAGCAAGACCTTACTCAAATTGTGGATTACATCGCTATGGACAGTGTAAAAAATGCGATAGCAGTCTTTAGGAAGATTAGGGATGAAGTAAATTCGTTGTCCACTTTTCCTGCAAGATGTCGGGTGGTTCCAGAACTACAAGCAGTAGGGATTGATTTTTATCGT from bacterium carries:
- a CDS encoding VIT1/CCC1 transporter family protein; the encoded protein is MKHSLKTGFSFGLTSGIITTLGLIVGLHSGTHSKAVIIGGILTIAIADAFSDALGIHISEEFENKHTAQEIWASTISTFATKFIFAMTFIIPVLLLPLAPAIMVSIAWGLSLLGIFSFYMAKGQKIPPWIVIMEHLLIAVVVIGITHYVGDWIGSIFC
- a CDS encoding cytochrome c biogenesis protein CcdA; protein product: MNNAPEDLSLIIAFAGGLLSFLSPCVLPMIPSYLAFITGLSFEDLSGKGEARLGMRRHLFLHSFLFIIGFSSVFISLGASATLLGNFLIEYRGIIQMAGGILIILFGIHVTGIIQINLLQREKRIHLGNKPIGYLGSFIFGLAFAAGWTPCVGPILGSILIYATTSENVYMGFTLLSAYSLGLGLPFLLVALGLPTFLTHFGWINRHMRAISIGSGLLLILVGIIIFTDNLGLVSGYLTEFLTPME
- the polA gene encoding DNA polymerase I: MSRLFLIDGHGIAYKAFHALPPLSNSRGEMTNAAYGFTTMLHKLIKEEKPDYLAVAFDSPGPTFRHQAFPSYKAHRPSMPPEMRGQIKFIEEVIRGFNLPCVLKEGYEADDCLATLAKRYKTEVDEVIIVTADKDMLQLVDDKIKVMAPKKGVSSIVIYTPEKVKEQFGVSPELMTDFLALTGDKSDNIPGVEGVGSTTATNLINEMGPLEAILGRVDSVSPPRIRQALIQAKEEVILSKGLVTLDSHVPLDLSLSECRVGEFDRPRLGDIFSYLGFKSLLKELHLAEKAAKAEYRLIDSSGQLNELIDLITAAQECVIDIETTTSQPATAELVGFGISVQAAQTFYLPVGHHYQGRGEQLEEEDVIKRLQPMLEDEGIRKYGHDLKPIVFSLRQRGIELNGLAFDTGIASYLLNPSGKHDLETAALDHLGKGMPSLKEILGSESSLAAIPIEAAAQYAALRTEAVFRLKEILEPQLKGRELWPLYSEIEMPLVKVLAEMEENGVRLDTGYLAQMSKQLEGRLAEIVEKIFSLAGTSFNINSPKQLAHILFEKLGLPPLKRTKTGYSTNEEVLQLLALQHELPAHLLEYRELTKLKGTYIDALPRLINPKTGRLHTSLNQTVTATGRLSSSEPNLQNIPIKTELGRRIRHAFIPLEDGHLLLAADYSQIELRLLAHISKDKALKQAFATGQDIHTQTAAEIYGISPDKVTPAMRREAKVINFGVIYGMSSYGLAKELGVSQSEAAEWIDRYFGIYQGVKQYVDQVITEAEEKGYVTTLWQRRRYLPELKSKNRNLREFAQRTAINTPIQGSAADLIKLAMLRISPQLKSRQAKMILQVHDELIFDLPPEELEEMKKLVKAGMEKVADLSVPIEVEIKVGRNWGEME
- the galT gene encoding galactose-1-phosphate uridylyltransferase, with the translated sequence MPQLRKDPIIGRWVIIATARAKRPQDFNHLSEEKPEITAEGPCPFCPGHEHLDKEIIAYRKGGPPNSPNWWVRVIPDKYPVVKREGPLNKYGEGMYDRMEGVGSHEIVICSPEHNITLAELPVSQFREILWAYRERFLALKLEKYIKHILVVHNYGRQAGGWMRHPHSQLVALPVIPKTIKEETEGARRYYKYKERCIYCDIIREEMRSPQERVIFKDHSFIALTPFASRSPFEVCILPRRHSPSFEEIKESEITKLAEIMKNILEQIKNVLDDPSYNLILHSAPFAKSPLPYYHWHIEIKPALVHLAGFEWGTGFYINPTPPEEAAKYLRGD
- the amrS gene encoding AmmeMemoRadiSam system radical SAM enzyme — translated: MATTVQCLLCKKECKLVEGQRGDCRVRVNLEDKLMTLVYGKPCAVHVDPIEKKPLYHVIPATTAFSISTAGCNLHCKFCQNWQISQQEPEETRNIDLPPEQVVEWAIKTNCRSIAYTYAEPTVFYEYMLDTCKLAHQHRLKNLWITAGFINQEPLKELCLYMDAANIDLKSIREDYYKDICSAELKPVLETIKTAKAAGVWVELTNLVVPTLNDSRQDIEDLVDFVLSIGLDIPLHFSRFHPMYQLKNLPPTPVSTLDMARNSALKKGLYYVYVGNVPGHVGNNSYCPNCKGLIIQREGYLILKNIVNEGRCKLCGFKIAGIWD
- the nfi gene encoding deoxyribonuclease V (cleaves DNA at apurinic or apyrimidinic sites) gives rise to the protein MKWRRVHPFKVSPAEARQIQGELREKIFLESPKHLAKPIKLVAGADCSYARNEATMWAAIVVLGLPGFEVREVSQVKEAAVFPYIPGLLTFREAPALLSAFEKLSLEPDVIMIDGQGIAHPQGLGLAAHLGFLLDRPTMGCAKSRLVGEYDEPGEEVGDYSPLIYQEKIVGAVLRTRKKTKPVFISPGFKISLETALKVATVCLAGYRIPEPVRRAHILSNRYRAGN
- a CDS encoding DUF362 domain-containing protein, encoding MKSQVYFASAKVIKGKGLLERLKIILNKLGLSGIINEGEAVAVKLHMGEAGQTRYIRPVFARQVVEEVKKAGGRPFVTDTTTLYRHKRGNLFDYLETAAYHGFTAETMGCPIIIADGLKNTGVEIEVASPLRLSRIKVAQYIYEADGLISLAHVTFHPFVAPAASIKNIGMGCATRESKLAMHTSEAKPEFKAQKCTACRICLRICPGEAFSWEDDEIHFDPTRCVGCGDCIVECKGGALTVPWQSQAAYQVQRGTIDAYKAVVSTFNPGKVLFINLALDITELCDCINYADIPVIPDIGLLAGTDPLAVDKAGYDLILKSAGYPGSKLADRSPQEEPAEKLTEGINVARFFDMAKEAGVGQIEYELIEV
- a CDS encoding type II toxin-antitoxin system Phd/YefM family antitoxin yields the protein MNFEEDVKSVTYMKSRSAELLTQVSETRRPVVITQKGKARAVVQDITSYEMTRNALLLLKLIAQGEEDVRQGRVVEQSEVMNRIEAKIRSFEEST
- a CDS encoding type II toxin-antitoxin system RelE/ParE family toxin gives rise to the protein MRWASVAEQDLTQIVDYIAMDSVKNAIAVFRKIRDEVNSLSTFPARCRVVPELQAVGIDFYRELILRPYRIIFRSEEESVFVVGVFNGRRNLEDVLLERLIRYRIER